Below is a window of Lacrimispora xylanolytica DNA.
GATTTGTTTCCTCATCTCACTATTTTAGGCAACATTCTCTTAGCACCCTCAAAGGTTCAAAAAAGAGAGAAGCAGGAATTGATCAAAGAGGCCGAACAGCTTTTAGCGAGAGTCGGGCTTTTGGATAAAAAAGATGCATACCCAAGGCAGCTATCCGGCGGTCAGAAGCAAAGAGTAGCCATTGTAAGAGCGCTGATCATGCATCCGGAGATTCTGCTCCTTGATGAAATTACAGCGGCTCTCGACCCTGAGATGGTAAGAGAGGTGTTGCAGGTAGTATTAGAGCTGGCAAAAGACGGAATGACCATGGTCATCGTTACCCATGAGATGGAATTTGCCAAAGCAGTGTCAGACCGGGTTCTGTTTATGGACCAGGGGCTGGTGGTGGAAGAGGGAAAACCAGAGGAATTCTTTGCTTCCCCCCAGACAGAGCGAGCCAAACAGTTTTTAAATACGTTTCATTATGAAGCGGTATAAATAAAAAAGGAGGATATCATTATGAAAAAGAAATTATTAGGTGCATTATTAGGTATTACTATGGCAGCAGGGCTTTTAGCTGGCTGCAGTGCTCCAGCTAAGGACAGTACAGGTGGTGCTCAGAGCCCATCAGCAAAGGCTAGAACACTTTCTGAGATCAAGGAATCAGGGACCATTAAAATTGGTGTATTCAGCGATAAGAATCCATTTGGATATGTAGATGCCAATGGTAAGATTCAGGGCTATGATGTCTATTTTGCAAAGCGTCTTGCAAAGGACCTTCTTGGCAGTGAGGATAAAGTAGAATTTGTATACGTTGAGGCTGCAAGCCGTGTGGAATATTTAAAATCTGCTAAAGTAGATGTAATTCTTGCTAACTTCACCGTAACAGACGAAAGAAAAGAGCAGGTTGATTTTGCTCTTCCATATATGAAGGTAGCTCTTGGAGTCGTATCTCCTGATGACAAACTCATTAAGGATGCAGCAGATTTAAAGGATAAGACTCTGATCGTTGTAAAGGGAACCACTGCAGAAACTTATTTCTCTCAGAATCATCCTGAAATCAAGCTGTTAAAGTTTGACGAGTACCAGGAAGCATACGATGCTCTGTTAGATGGAAGAGGAGATGCTTTCTCAACTGACAACACTGAGGTTCTTGCATGGGCACTTCAAAACAAAGGCTTCACCGTAGGAATTGAATCTATTGGTAATACAGATACCATTGCAGCAGCTGTTCAGAAAGGCAACACAGAACTGTTAGAGTGGATCAATGAAGAAATCAAGACTCTTGGAGACGAGCAGTTCTTCCATAAAGACTTTGAAGAGACCTTAAAGCCGGTTTACGGAGATGAGATTGATCCGGAAAATCTGGTAGTAGAAGGCGGTCAGGTATAATATAGGGTAAAAACTCAACTACTGAGAAATTTT
It encodes the following:
- a CDS encoding amino acid ABC transporter ATP-binding protein — translated: MKQEVILTTEHLKKSYENGQPVLKDISFSLEKGEVVVVVGPSGCGKSTFLRCLNMLEPIDSGTIRFKDEVIESDRKDAYSIRQKIGMVFQSYDLFPHLTILGNILLAPSKVQKREKQELIKEAEQLLARVGLLDKKDAYPRQLSGGQKQRVAIVRALIMHPEILLLDEITAALDPEMVREVLQVVLELAKDGMTMVIVTHEMEFAKAVSDRVLFMDQGLVVEEGKPEEFFASPQTERAKQFLNTFHYEAV
- a CDS encoding cysteine ABC transporter substrate-binding protein → MKKKLLGALLGITMAAGLLAGCSAPAKDSTGGAQSPSAKARTLSEIKESGTIKIGVFSDKNPFGYVDANGKIQGYDVYFAKRLAKDLLGSEDKVEFVYVEAASRVEYLKSAKVDVILANFTVTDERKEQVDFALPYMKVALGVVSPDDKLIKDAADLKDKTLIVVKGTTAETYFSQNHPEIKLLKFDEYQEAYDALLDGRGDAFSTDNTEVLAWALQNKGFTVGIESIGNTDTIAAAVQKGNTELLEWINEEIKTLGDEQFFHKDFEETLKPVYGDEIDPENLVVEGGQV